The Malus sylvestris chromosome 12, drMalSylv7.2, whole genome shotgun sequence genome contains a region encoding:
- the LOC126593137 gene encoding F-box protein At2g02240-like isoform X3 — translation MDLQALPEGCIATVISLTTPRDAATMSSVSRSFRSAAESDAVWGRFLPPDLHTILSSSSPSMSVHPPHVAPSSASKTKKELYLALCDNPVLVEQGTLGFSLDKWSGKKCYMIAARALSIVWADTPQYWKWISIPDSRFEEVAELVDVCWLEINGKIETRMLSPSTLYKAYLVFKTTAEASGLELRDVEVTVGLIGEITEAQDQTREINEVQYPKERNDGWLEIEMGEFFCEEGEGGELEMSCLETKGRHWKSGLIVQGIEIRPKRM, via the exons ATGGATCTGCAGGCCTTGCCGGAAGGCTGCATAGCCACCGTTATCTCGCTGACCACGCCTCGAGACGCGGCCACCATGTCCTCGGTTTCGAGGAGTTTCAGGTCGGCAGCGGAATCCGACGCCGTCTGGGGCAGGTTCCTTCCCCCCGATCTCCACACTATCCTGTCCTCCTCGTCACCCTCCATGTCCGTACATCCGCCGCATGTGGCTCCCTCCTCCGCTTCCAAAACCAAGAAGGAGCTTTACCTCGCTCTGTGCGACAACCCAGTTCTCGTCGAACAGGGCACGTTG GGCTTTTCACTAGACAAATGGAGTGGGAAGAAATGCTATATGATTGCTGCAAGGGCCCTTTCAATCGTTTGGGCCGACACTCCTCAGTACTGGAAATGGATTTCTATCCCCGACTCAAG GTTTGAGGAGGTGGCAGAGCTTGTGGATGTGTGTTGGCTTGAAATCAATGGCAAAATTGAGACTCGGATGCTGTCCCCATCCACCCTTTACAAAGCTTATCTTGTATTCAAGACAACTGCAGAGGCTTCTGGACTTGAGCTCCGCGATGTGGAGGTCACAGTGGGTTTAATTGGGGAGATCACTGAGGCCCAAGACCAGACCAGGGAGATCAATGAGGTCCAGTATCCGAAAGAGCGCAACGACGGGTGGCTGGAGATAGAGATGGGGGAGTTCTTCTGTGAAGAGGGTGAAG GTGGGGAGTTGGAGATGAGTTGCTTGGAAACAAAGGGTAGACACTGGAAGAGCGGCCTCATTGTTCAAGGGATTGAGATCAGACCCAAAAGGATGTAG
- the LOC126593137 gene encoding F-box protein PP2-B10-like isoform X2 — translation MDLQALPEGCIATVISLTTPRDAATMSSVSRSFRSAAESDAVWGRFLPPDLHTILSSSSPSMSVHPPHVAPSSASKTKKELYLALCDNPVLVEQGTLSFSLDKWSGKKCYMIAARALSIVWANTPQYWKWISIPDSRFEEVAELVDVCWLEIHGRIETRMLSPSTLYKAYLVFKTTAQAYGFEHRAAEVTVGLIGEQRTNQNVFLGARRVQTRGQGYHMARPRGIRRTHILDQPREINEAQYPKERHDGWLEIEMGEFFCKRGEGGELEMSCLETKGRHWKSGLIVQGIEIRPKRM, via the exons ATGGATCTGCAGGCCTTGCCGGAAGGCTGCATAGCCACCGTTATCTCGCTGACCACGCCTCGAGACGCGGCCACCATGTCCTCGGTTTCGAGGAGTTTCAGGTCGGCAGCGGAATCCGACGCCGTCTGGGGCAGGTTCCTTCCCCCCGATCTCCACACTATCCTGTCCTCCTCGTCACCCTCCATGTCCGTACATCCGCCGCATGTGGCTCCCTCCTCCGCTTCCAAAACCAAGAAGGAGCTTTACCTCGCTCTGTGCGACAACCCAGTTCTCGTCGAACAGGGCACGTTG AGCTTTTCACTGGACAAATGGAGTGGGAAGAAATGCTATATGATTGCTGCAAGGGCCCTTTCCATCGTTTGGGCCAACACTCCTCAGTACTGGAAATGGATTTCTATCCCCGACTCAAG GTTTGAGGAGGTGGCAGAGCTTGTGGATGTGTGTTGGCTTGAAATCCATGGCAGAATTGAGACACGGATGCTGTCCCCATCCACCCTTTACAAAGCTTATCTTGTATTCAAGACAACTGCACAGGCTTATGGATTTGAGCACCGCGCTGCGGAGGTCACAGTGGGTTTAATTGGGGAGCAGCGCACGAATCAAAATGTGTTTCTGGGAGCTCGGAGAGTCCAGACCCGAGGCCAGGGTTATCACATGGCCAGGCCTCGGGGTATTCGCCGAACACACATTCTAGACCAGCCCAGGGAGATCAATGAGGCCCAGTATCCGAAAGAGCGCCACGACGGATGGCTGGAGATAGAGATGGGGGAGTTCTTTTGTAAAAGGGGTGAAGGTGGGGAGTTGGAGATGAGTTGCTTGGAAACAAAGGGTAGACACTGGAAGAGCGGCCTCATTGTTCAAGGGATTGAGATCAGACCCAAAAGGATGTAG
- the LOC126593137 gene encoding F-box protein At2g02240-like isoform X4 yields the protein MDLQALPEGCIATVISLTTPRDAATMSSVSRSFRSAAESDAVWGRFLPPDLHTILSSSSPSMSVHPPHVAPSSASKTKKELYLALCDNPVLVEQGTLGFSLDKWSGKKCYMIAARALSIVWADTPQYWKWISIPDSRFEEVAELVDVCWLEINGKIETRMLSPSTLYKAYLVFKTTAEASGLELRDVEVTVGLIGEITEAQDQTREINEVQYPKERNDGWLEIEMGEFFCEEGEGGELKMSCLETNGHWKSGLIVQGIEVRPERM from the exons ATGGATCTGCAGGCCTTGCCGGAAGGCTGCATAGCCACCGTTATCTCGCTGACCACGCCTCGAGACGCGGCCACCATGTCCTCGGTTTCGAGGAGTTTCAGGTCGGCAGCGGAATCCGACGCCGTCTGGGGCAGGTTCCTTCCCCCCGATCTCCACACTATCCTGTCCTCCTCGTCACCCTCCATGTCCGTACATCCGCCGCATGTGGCTCCCTCCTCCGCTTCCAAAACCAAGAAGGAGCTTTACCTCGCTCTGTGCGACAACCCAGTTCTCGTCGAACAGGGCACGTTG GGCTTTTCACTAGACAAATGGAGTGGGAAGAAATGCTATATGATTGCTGCAAGGGCCCTTTCAATCGTTTGGGCCGACACTCCTCAGTACTGGAAATGGATTTCTATCCCCGACTCAAG GTTTGAGGAGGTGGCAGAGCTTGTGGATGTGTGTTGGCTTGAAATCAATGGCAAAATTGAGACTCGGATGCTGTCCCCATCCACCCTTTACAAAGCTTATCTTGTATTCAAGACAACTGCAGAGGCTTCTGGACTTGAGCTCCGCGATGTGGAGGTCACAGTGGGTTTAATTGGGGAGATCACTGAGGCCCAAGACCAGACCAGGGAGATCAATGAGGTCCAGTATCCGAAAGAGCGCAACGACGGGTGGCTGGAGATAGAGATGGGGGAGTTCTTCTGTGAAGAGGGTGAAGGTGGGGAGTTGAAGATGAGTTGCTTGGAGACAAATGGTCACTGGAAGAGCGGCCTCATTGTTCAAGGGATTGAAGTCAGGCCCGAAAGGATGTAG
- the LOC126593137 gene encoding F-box protein PP2-B10-like isoform X1, with translation MSKQITRTRRKHMDLQALPEGCIATVISLITPRDAGTVASVSRSFRSAADSDAVWGRFLPPDIHTILSSSSPSMSVQPPHVAPSSASKTKKELYLALCDNPVLIEQGKLSFSLDKWSGKKCYMIAARALSIVWANTPQYWKWISIPDSRFEEVAELVDVCWLEIHGRIETRMLSPSTLYKAYLVFKTTAQAYGFEHRAAEVTVGLIGEQRTNQNVFLGARRVQTRGQGYHMARPRGIRRTHILDQPREINEAQYPKERHDGWLEIEMGEFFCKRGEGGELEMSCLETKGRHWKSGLIVQGIEIRPKRM, from the exons ATGTCAAAACAAATTACAAGAACCAGAAGAAAACACATGGATCTGCAGGCCTTGCCGGAAGGGTGCATAGCCACCGTTATCTCGCTGATCACGCCTCGAGACGCGGGCACAGTGGCCTCGGTTTCGAGGAGTTTCAGGTCGGCAGCGGATTCCGACGCCGTCTGGGGCAGGTTCCTTCCCCCCGATATCCACACTATCCTGTCATCCTCGTCACCCTCCATGTCCGTACAGCCGCCGCACGTGGCTCCCTCCTCCGCTTCAAAAACCAAGAAGGAGCTTTACCTCGCTCTGTGCGACAACCCAGTTCTCATCGAACAGGGCAAGTTG AGCTTTTCACTGGACAAATGGAGTGGGAAGAAATGCTATATGATTGCTGCAAGGGCCCTTTCCATCGTTTGGGCCAACACTCCTCAGTACTGGAAATGGATTTCTATCCCCGACTCAAG GTTTGAGGAGGTGGCAGAGCTTGTGGATGTGTGTTGGCTTGAAATCCATGGCAGAATTGAGACACGGATGCTGTCCCCATCCACCCTTTACAAAGCTTATCTTGTATTCAAGACAACTGCACAGGCTTATGGATTTGAGCACCGCGCTGCGGAGGTCACAGTGGGTTTAATTGGGGAGCAGCGCACGAATCAAAATGTGTTTCTGGGAGCTCGGAGAGTCCAGACCCGAGGCCAGGGTTATCACATGGCCAGGCCTCGGGGTATTCGCCGAACACACATTCTAGACCAGCCCAGGGAGATCAATGAGGCCCAGTATCCGAAAGAGCGCCACGACGGATGGCTGGAGATAGAGATGGGGGAGTTCTTTTGTAAAAGGGGTGAAGGTGGGGAGTTGGAGATGAGTTGCTTGGAAACAAAGGGTAGACACTGGAAGAGCGGCCTCATTGTTCAAGGGATTGAGATCAGACCCAAAAGGATGTAG
- the LOC126593139 gene encoding putative F-box protein PP2-B12, with the protein MDLQALPEGCIATVVSLTTPRDAGTLSSVSRSFRSAAESDTVWDRFLPPDIHTILSSSSPSMSVHPPHVSPSSASKTKKELYLALCDNPVVIEQGKLSFSLDRWSGKKCYMIAARALSIVWGDTPQYWEWISLPDSRFEEVAKLMCVCWLEIRGKIETRMLSPATLYKAYLVFKPTTGAYGFDQQPVEVTIGLIGEEPTKHEVFLNAQRGLGSQGPSFPLAGPLRISVFNRRYIVGVQDFQLREIKVNEAQYPKERNDGWLEIEMGEFFCEGGEGGELEMACLEVRRIHWKGGLLFQGIEIRPKRM; encoded by the exons ATGGATCTGCAGGCCTTGCCGGAAGGGTGCATAGCCACCGTTGTCTCGCTGACCACGCCTCGAGACGCAGGCACGTTGTCGTCGGTTTCGAGGAGTTTCAGGTCGGCAGCGGAATCCGACACCGTCTGGGACAGGTTCCTTCCACCCGATATCCACACGATCCTGTCCTCCTCGTCACCCTCCATGTCCGTACACCCGCCGCATGTGTCTCCCTCCTCCGCTTCCAAAACCAAGAAGGAGCTTTACCTCGCTCTATGCGACAACCCTGTTGTCATCGAACAGGGAAAGTTG AGCTTTTCACTGGACAGATGGAGCGGGAAGAAATGCTATATGATTGCTGCAAGGGCACTTTCGATCGTTTGGGGCGACACTCCTCAATACTGGGAATGGATTTCTCTCCCCGACTCGAG GTTTGAGGAGGTGGCAAAgcttatgtgtgtgtgttggcTTGAAATCCGTGGCAAAATTGAGACACGGATGCTGTCCCCGGCCACCCTTTATAAAGCTTATCTTGTATTCAAGCCAACTACAGGGGCTTATGGATTTGACCAACAACCTGTGGAGGTCACAATCGGTTTAATTGGGGAGGAGCCCACGAAACACGAGGTGTTTTTGAACGCTCAGAGAGGCCTTGGTTCCCAAGGCCCCAGCTTTCCCTTGGCCGGGCCTCTGCGTATTAGCGTCTTCAACCGGAGATACATTGTGGGAGTCCAAGATTTTCAGCTCAGAGAGATCAAGGTCAATGAGGCCCAGTACCCGAAAGAGCGCAACGACGGGTGGCTGGAGATAGAGATGGGGGAGTTCTTCTGTGAGGGGGGTGAAGGTGGAGAGTTGGAGATGGCTTGCTTAGAGGTTAGGCGTATACACTGGAAGGGTGGCCTCTTGTTTCAAGGGATTGAAATCAGGCCCAAAAGGATGTAG
- the LOC126593192 gene encoding uncharacterized protein LOC126593192 — MEDHSLAVQNDSVALTEYALDLAIGQEFPDVETCRRRLKNIALVQHFDLRIVKSDRSRFIAKCSKEGCPWRVHVAKCPGVPTFTVRTLHGEHTCEGVLNLHHQQASVGWVARSVEARIRDNPRYKPKEILQDIRDQHGVAVSYMQAWRGKERSMAALHGTFEEGYRLLPAYCEQIKKTNPGSIASVFATGQENCFHRLFISYRASIYGFIHACRPLLELDRAHLKGKYLGSVLCAAAVDADDTLFPLAIAIVDVESDENWMWFMSELRKLLAVNTDNMPRLTILSERQRGVVEAVETHFPSAFHGFCLRYVSENFRDTFKNAKLVNIFWNAVYALTAVEFDSKIAEMAEISQDVIPWFQHFPPQLWAVAYFEGVRYGHFTLGVTELLYNWALECHELPIVQMMEHIRDQLSSWYNNRRDMGMSWTSILVPSAEKRILEAMADARCYQVLRANEVEFEIVSTERTNIVDIQTRVCSCRRWHIYGLPCAHAAAALMSCGHNVHLFAEPCFTVASYRETYSQLIHPIPDRSLWKEPSDGTEGGSTNVDIMIRPPKTRRPPGRPKKKVLRVENFKRPKRVVQCGRCHMLGHSQKKCTLPN, encoded by the coding sequence ATGGAAGATCATTCGTTAGCTGTGCAGAACGATTCTGTTGCCTTGACGGAATATGCTTTAGACTTGGCTATTGGGCAAGAATTTCCTGATGTTGAAACTTGCAGAAGAAGATTGAAGAACATTGCTTTAGTACAACATTTTGATCTTCGTATAGTGAAATCAGATCGCAGCCGGTTTATAGCCAAGTGCTCCAAAGAAGGTTGCCCATGGCGTGTCCATGTGGCAAAATGTCCCGGAGTTCCAACCTTTACAGTAAGAACCCTGCATGGTGAGCATACCTGTGAAGGAGTTCTCAACCTTCATCATCAGCAAGCATCAGTAGGTTGGGTTGCTAGGTCTGTAGAAGCACGGATTCGGGATAACCCACGGTATAAACCAAAAGAGATCCTGCAAGATATCCGTGATCAGCATGGAGTTGCTGTTTCTTACATGCAAGCTTGGCGTGGCAAGGAACGTAGCATGGCAGCACTTCATGGAACTTTTGAAGAAGGGTATCGCCTTCTTCCTGCATACTGTGAGCAAATAAAGAAAACCAACCCTGGAAGCATTGCTTCAGTTTTTGCCACTGGACAAGAAAATTGCTTCCACCGTCTCTTCATTTCTTACCGTGCATCAATTTATGGGTTTATACATGCTTGTAGGCCACTTTTGGAACTTGATAGAGCGCACCTCAAAGGCAAATACCTGGGTTCCGTACTTTGTGCTGCAGCTGTTGATGCTGATGATACATTATTTCCTCTGGCAATAGCTATCGTTGATGTGGAAAGCGACGAAAATTGGATGTGGTTTATGTCAGAATTGCGAAAGCTTCTTGCAGTAAACACTGACAACATGCCTAGGCTAACAATACTCTCTGAGAGACAAAGGGGTGTTGTAGAGGCAGTGGAAACTCATTTTCCTAGTGCCTTCCATGGTTTTTGTCTGCGTTATGTTAGTGAAAATTTTCGTGATACCTTTAAAAATGCGAAGTTGGTGAATATCTTCTGGAATGCTGTTTATGCTCTCACTGCAGTTGAATTTGACAGCAAGATTGCAGAGATGGCAGAGATCTCACAAGACGTGATACCATGGTTTCAACACTTCCCTCCCCAACTTTGGGCTGTAGCATATTTTGAAGGAGTGCGATATGGCCATTTTACTCTCGGTGTTACAGAGCTGTTGTATAATTGGGCTCTTGAATGCCATGAGCTCCCTATTGTGCAAATGATGGAGCATATTCGTGATCAGTTATCATCATGGTATAATAACCGCCGGGATATGGGAATGAGTTGGACATCAATTCTGGTACCATCTGCTGAGAAGCGGATTCTAGAGGCAATGGCCGATGCTAGATGCTACCAAGTACTTCGTGCAAATGAAGTCGAATTTGAGATTGTGTCTACTGAGCGGACAAATATCGTGGATATACAAACTCGCGTGTGCTCATGTCGCCGCTGGCATATATATGGTCTACCTTGTGCACATGCTGCTGCCGCACTTATGTCCTGTGGACACAATGTCCATTTGTTTGCTGAGCCTTGCTTCACAGTAGCAAGTTACCGAGAGACCTATTCGCAGCTGATTCATCCTATTCCGGATAGGAGCTTATGGAAGGAGCCAAGCGACGGAACAGAGGGGGGAAGCACCAATGTTGATATCATGATACGCCCACCCAAGACTCGGCGGCCACCTGGAAGACCCAAGAAGAAGGTCCTTCGTGTAGAGAACTTCAAGAGGCCGAAGCGAGTTGTTCAATGTGGTCGCTGCCATATGTTAGGACATTCTCAAAAGAAATGTACCTTACCAAATTGA
- the LOC126593193 gene encoding tryptophan--tRNA ligase, cytoplasmic: MKTPKYPPKKKKGRRRRRRRFLQTVSERRRERERERVTMEKREGEAEPEQKEEEEQVVNPWMVSAKGGGKIDYDKLIDQFGCQRIDQSLVDRIHRLTGRPPHVFLRRGVFFAHRDLNEILDAYERGDKFYLYTGRGPSSEALHLGHLIPFMFTKYLQEVFKVPLVVQLTDDEKCMWKNLTVEESQRLARENAKDIIACGFDISKTFIFSDFDFVGGAFYKNMVKVGKCVTYNKVVGIFGFTGEDHIGKVSFPPVQAVPSFPSSFPHLFPGQDNLRCLIPCAIDQDPYFRMTRDVAPRIGYHKPALIESSFFPALQGETGKMSASDPNSAIYVTDSAKEIKNKINRYAFSGGQDSVEKHRELGANLEVDIPFKYLSFFLDDDDKLEEIRKEYGSGRMLTGEVKQLLVEVLTEMVERHRRARAVVTDEMVDAFMAVRPLPNMFI, encoded by the exons ATGAAAACACCAAAATACCCtccgaagaaaaagaaaggaagaagacgaagacgCCGCCGATTTTTACAGACAGTGAGCGAACGacggagagaaagagagagagagagagtgacgatGGAGAAAAGGGAGGGAGAGGCAGAACCAGAAcagaaggaagaggaggagcagGTAGTGAATCCATGGATGGTGTCGGCCAAAGGTGGCGGGAAAATCGACTACGACAAGCTCATTGACCAGTTCGGCTGCCAGAGAATCGACCAGTCGCTCGTCGACCGCATTCACCGCCTCACCGGCCGTCCTCCCCACGTCTTCCTCCGCCGCGGCGTCTTCTTTGCCCACAg GGACTTGAATGAGATTCTGGATGCCTACGAGAGGGGAGACAAGTTCTATTTGTACACGGGACGAGGGCCCTCCTCCGAGGCTCTGCATTTGGGGCATCTTATCCCCTTCATGTTCACTAA ATATTTGCAAGAGGTCTTCAAGGTTCCGCTCGTTGTACAACTTACCGACGATGAGAAGTGCATGTGGAAAAATCTGACCGTGGAAGAGAGCCAGAGACTTGCCAGGGAGAATGCTAAAGACATTATTGCTTGTGGTTTTGACATAtcaaaaaccttcatcttctccGATTTCGACTTCGTTGGTGG TGCCTTCTACAAGAATATGGTGAAAGTTGGAAAGTGTGTCACATATAATAAG GTTGTTGGTATCTTTGGTTTCACTGGAGAAGATCACATAGGAAAAGTTAGTTTTCCACCTGTGCAG GCAGTTccatcatttccaagttcatttCCACATCTCTTCCCTGGCCAAGACAATCTTCGTTGCTTAATACCTTGCGCGATTGACCAG GATCCTTATTTTAGAATGACACGAGATGTTGCTCCACGAATTGGGTATCACAAACCTGCATTGATTGAGTCTTCTTTCTTCCCTGCCCTGCAG GGAGAGACTGGAAAAATGTCGGCTAGTGATCCAAATTCTGCCATATATGTAACTGATTCTGCAAAGGAAATTAAGAACAAG ATCAACAGGTATGCATTTTCTGGTGGACAAGATTCAGTAGAGAAACATAGAGAGCTTGGAGCAAATCTCGAG GTAGATATTCCATTCAAATATCTAAGCTTTTTCCTAGACGATGATGATAAACTCGAAGAGATACGGAAG GAGTATGGTTCCGGGCGCATGCTAACAGGTGAAGTGAAGCAACTGCTTGTTGAAGTTTTGACGGAAATGGTAGAAAGACATCGTAGGGCTAGGGCTGTTGTGACTGATGAG ATGGTGGACGCATTCATGGCGGTGAGGCCCCTACCCAATATGTTCATCTAA
- the LOC126593009 gene encoding uncharacterized protein LOC126593009: MKNNEDPQSQSTKKTRELPNLLECHCCHLRVDIANASAKSKLQILYSEWRVVLLCKKCLTRVESSELCSYCFAATSPSQEDSFTCCQCNRRVHRRCDSEYRGIALLSQNSCLAVEAEVCADCWLPESLARWRGVVRSQNARRCGKGRACLGLGKYRVSAVVDGRKIRDVSGAEEVSKDAAFDDDEDDDDDDDDDDGQLAAMNGSAKKLRSRSLRVCVCDSSTDVGCLKLDIEEENGDDDGQLKEGQGSCSNGIDLESFALNKQEQDECVCVTMPKDERRDSKLDPFYFKYRKRNRVNQSVLTYKRRPKKLSPCSMLTYKRRRPQSHLFACYLLTYKRRRPTIVYDRSSGDRY, translated from the coding sequence ATGAAGAACAACGAAGATCCCCAATCGCAATCGACGAAGAAAACCAGAGAGTTACCGAATCTGTTGGAGTGCCATTGTTGCCACCTGAGAGTCGACATTGCCAACGCCAGCGCCAAGAGCAAGCTTCAGATCCTCTACAGCGAGTGGCGCGTCGTCCTTCTCTGCAAGAAATGCCTCACGCGCGTCGAGTCCTCGGAGCTCTGCTCCTACTGCTTCGCCGCCACTTCGCCGTCGCAGGAGGACTCTTTCACTTGCTGCCAGTGTAATCGGAGAGTGCACAGGCGTTGCGATTCCGAGTATCGAGGGATTGCGCTGTTGTCTCAGAATTCTTGCTTGGCGGTGGAGGCTGAGGTTTGCGCCGATTGCTGGCTGCCGGAGTCGCTTGCGCGGTGGAGAGGGGTTGTGAGGAGTCAGAATGCGCGGAGGTGTGGAAAGGGGAGAGCTTGTTTGGGATTGGGGAAGTATAGGGTTTCGGCCGTGGTGGATGGTAGGAAAATTCGTGATGTGTCTGGTGCTGAAGAGGTTTCAAAAGATGCGGCTTTCGATGATGATgaggacgacgacgacgacgacgacgacgacgatggGCAGTTGGCTGCCATGAATGGCTCTGCTAAGAAACTGCGTTCGCGGAGTTTGAGAGTGTGTGTTTGTGATTCGTCAACGGATGTTGGTTGTTTGAAGCTGGATATCGAAGAGGAGAATGGGGACGATGACGGGCAGTTGAAGGAAGGACAAGGGAGCTGCTCCAATGGTATTGACTTGGAGTCTTTTGCTCTCAATAAACAAGAGCAAGATGAATGTGTCTGTGTTACAATGCCGAAGGACGAAAGGCGCGATTCAAAGCTTGATCCTTTTTACTTCAAATACAGGAAAAGGAACAGGGTTAATCAGTCTGTATTAACATATAAGAGAAGGCCCAAAAAGCTCAGTCCGTGTTCCATGTTAACATATAAGAGGAGGAGACCCCAAAGCCACCTCTTTGCTTGTTATCTGTTAACATACAAGAGGAGGAGACCCACAATCGTATATGACCGTTCATCTGGAGACCGATACTGA